The Oncorhynchus clarkii lewisi isolate Uvic-CL-2024 unplaced genomic scaffold, UVic_Ocla_1.0 unplaced_contig_110_pilon_pilon, whole genome shotgun sequence genome includes the window TCATTTAATGTCCGTGGTCTCTTCATGTAATGTCCGTGGTCTCTTCATTTAATGTCCATGGTCTCTTCATTTAATGTCCGTGGTCTCTTCATTTAATGTCCATGGTCTCTTCATTTAATGTCCGTGGTCTCTTCATGTAATGTCCATGGTCTCTTCATGTAATGTCCATGGTCTCTTCATTTAATGTCTGTGGTCTCTTCATTGCAAAAGTCCTGATCTTAaaaactggggcggcagggtagcctagtggttagagcgttggactagtaaccggaaggctgcAAATTCAAATCACCCATcctgacaaggttcaaatctgtcgttctgcccctgaacaggcagttaacccactgttcctaggccgtcattgacaataagaatctgtaactgacttgccaagttaaataaaggtaaaataaagaaTATATAAGCCTAGGTCTAGATATTGTTTTGACCTTCTTGTGTTCTAGGTTTTTCCTAATTGTAATATACTTGAAGTTAATAAAGTATTTTATTGTTGACATCTTTGTTTTTTTAGGCCTCACTGCTTCATTCTCATGTTCCAATGTGAACTCTTTGAGAGAAGGGCGGGTCTAAGGCTCTAGAGGGTGTGAAGGATGATAAATGGGCGTGAACAAAGAGCAGCACTGAAGATATACAACAATAGACAATGTAGTAATGATAATGGTTTGCCTAATGGGGGAACCTGGTGAGATAAATACTGTTAATGGTTTGCCTAATGGGGGAACCTGGTGATATAATGTTCAGAGAATCCATTTAGGCAATTTGGTGAAAGTATTCCTTTTCTAAATATATGTTTCTCAATGATTAATGTAGAGCAAGTGTGAAAACCACAGAAACATTTGGAATGCCCTTTTGTCCTGAATGGGATTCTaagtgtaattaaaaaaaaaaaaatctacattacttcctcatgtttcctccaatcacagtgtatgataccatgtagaagctctgagtcattacttcctcatgttttcctccaatcacagtgtttgataccatgtagaagctctgagtcattacttcctcatgttttcctccaatcacagtgtttgataccatttagaagctctgagtcattacttcctcatgttttcctccaatcacagtgtttgataccatgtagaagctctgagtcattacttcctcatgttttcctccaatcacagtgtttgataccatgtagaagctctgagtcattacttcctcatgttttcctccaatcacagtgtttgataccatgtagaagctctgagtcattacttcctcatgtttcctccaatcacagtgtttgataccatgtagaagctctgagtcattacttcctcatgtttcctccaatcacagtgtttgatacgctatttagaagctctgagtcattacttcctcatgttttcctccaatcacagtgtttgataccatgtagaagctctgagtcattacttcctcatgttttcctccaatcacagtgtttgatacgctatgtagaagctctgagtcattacttcctcatgttttcctccaatcacagtgtttgataccatgtagaagctctgagtcattacttcctcatgttttcctccaatcacagtgtttgataccatgtagaagctctgagtcattacttcctcatgttttcctccaatcacagtgtttgataccatgtagaagctcagtctgtacttttatccaatgtataaAATAAACACCATTGAAAaggttgctacataagactgaatagAGACGGCGGGTCACATATTTGGTTGTGAAAGTTGTAAAATACCTATTTTGGATGCAGCAGTTGTTAGCTTGAATGCTAAACGCTCATTGACAGGCTGGTAGCAAAGCTGTTAGCTTGAATGCTAAACGTTAATGTTATGTATAAACGCTCATTGACAGGCTGGTAGCAAAGCTAGCCAATGAGAATTTTACTGGATGAAGTTGAAGTGTTTTTTTAAAAGTATAAAGCAGTTGATTTGCAACAATGACAcaaacattattattatatatatatatatatatattatatatatatattatataccttAACATTACCTTAGCTCAAATAAACAAtggatttctgctgttgtgggcctttaaccatctgtctgattttgttgttcacacaggagagagacagaactaccgtggatcctctggggagccccAACTACATCGTgaagctgacgaggcagagaagagtctctccacttCAGAACATCTCAAATTCCAGCAGAGACCCACAGGAATGAAACCTCACCACTGCTCTGTCTGTGGGAAGAGTTACTCAAGATCAGATTCACTAAAagcacaccagagaattcacactggagagaaaccttatagctgttctcaatgtgggaagagttttactacatctagccgtctgactatacaccagagaacacacacaggagataaatctttccactgctctgactgtgggaagagttactCAAGATCAGAGTCACTAAacacacaccagagaattcacactggagagaaaccttatagctgttaTCAATGTGGGAATGGTTTTACTACATCTAGCAAgctgactatacaccagagaacacacacaggagagaaatctttcCACTGCGCAGACTGTGGGAAGTGTTTTCTGATATCAGGACATTtaaaatcacaccagagaatacacacaggagagaagccttatagctgtgatcaatgtgggaagagttttagtcACTTAAGCAGCCTGatagttcaccagagaacacacacaggagagaagccttatagctgtgatcaatgtgggaagagttttactcagtctaGTCAGCTGACTaggcaccagagaacacacacaggagagaaatattttagctgtgatcaatgtgggaagactTTTACTGAGCCTGGTAACTTGACTAagcatcagagaacacacacaggagagaaaccatatagctgtgatcaatgtgggaagagttttactgagTCTGGTAACTTGACTAAGCACCAGAgaagacacacaggagagaagtcaCATAGTTGTGATCAATGTgacaagagatactctgataaTCGATCTCTTattaaacatcagaaaatacatgaaggagttgtttcatgatatcaatgaaataatgtcacaatgtagaatgttttaacattgtagtaggagtgttctaatgatgtcacaatgtacaatgttttaacattgtagtaggagtgttctaatgatgtcacaatgtacaatgttttaacattgtagtagaagtattttaatgatgtcacaatgtagaatgttttaacattgtagtaggagtgttctaatgatgtcacaatgtagaatgttttaacattgtagtaggagtatcttaatgatgtcacaatgtagaatgttttaacattgtagtaggagtatcttaatgatgtcacaatgtagaaccctaaacgtttgtcccctgttctattgatttcagcatgatatggatattagaCTCATCGGGGGAAAAATCCAGGTTCTGAATTGAAAGAGTATTATTTATTTGATTAACAAAAAAAGGAGTTGTTACCACATTGGCATCACActattttagttttttaaatcatcttatgtttgttgtgtagtaaatatttcagtttttatttccaTTGTTTTTATTCGtacatgtctgaaatgtgctgtataaataaatctTGATATATATTTTCAAATTGCAAAACAAATTAACCCAATGACCGACTTCAACGAATCCAGTGGATTTTTTGTTGAAAAGGAAAAATGTTGAAATCAACCACATGTCAAAGGATTCAACTCCTGAAAAACTGAATCAAACAGATCAATCCCACTTTTCCAGCCTGCTGAAGGCGTGGTGGAGTGGTAAACACCACCCCCAGCTCTACCAggggcttgaggtggtctcccacagctctgctTATGTCATGATCTGTGTCCTTGCCgttccatttcttgactgccccTGACACACAGAAAGAAATACATTTAGTAATATTATATAAAACTCTCAAAGTAATGGATATGGAGCATCTATGGCCTCAGTTACACCTGGCACCTAAATGTGACTTCTGTCATCCGATCACTCCAAGCTGCATTAGGTTCAGATCTACTAGGATGGGCCTTTGACATAGTCTGGATGCAGTCAGGCGTTGTGTTCGGAATTTGAGTCTGGCCACTGAATATGACAGTCTGGACGCAGTCAGGCCACCATGTCAGCATAACCAATGTAAAGAGATGGGGTGAATGAGTGGCGGAAAAGTATGTTTTACACCAATATCAGTGGACAATTTGtactaatgtaaataaacatGGATGATGGAACATATTGCCTTTTGCTGACGTGATGAACCGCTAAGGGGACATAAATATTTACCAtctgtgacctctcacctctctggctgtagaagtgttcttcctaaccagtccctcaacagctctctgactgagctccaacctcactgggtcttcagaggagaggaaggctgaggagggatggaaggatgaatggatcaATCAGTCAACAAGTCAGTAATATAAAGAGAGTGTTGATCATCTTAAATGTCCATCTCCCACCCATGGAGAGACCTTTATACTGTatccagggttgggtaggttactttctaaatgtaatccgttagttaCTAGTTACATGTCTAAAAGTGTCATCAGTAATctgttagttactagttacctgtctaaAAGAGTCATCAGTAACATAACTGTTGGGTTCCCCAAACTCActaatgtaatcagattactttgAATTACTTTCTCCTTAAGAGGCACAGGTTTGTACCTCCAACAAATCTGAtttgctaaccctaatgcctaaccctaaccttaaccataatgcctaaaccttaccttaaataaccctaactttaacaacactgctaaccctaatgcctaaacctaaccttaaccatactgctaaccctaatgcctaaccctaaccttaaccatactgctaaccctaatgcctaaacctaaccttaaccatactgctaaccctaatgcctaaacctaaccttaaccatactgctaaccctaatgcctaaacctaaccttaaccatactgctaaccctaatgcctaaacctaaccttaaccatactgctaaccttaatgcctaaacctaaccttaaccatactgctaaccctaatgcctaaacctaaccttacaTTGTTGTGTTTTCGTGAATTGAAtgcaagagtgtgcagagctgtcatcaagggaaaatgaaaagtctcaaatataaaatatatatattttgatttgtttaacacttttttggttactacatgattccatatgtgttatttcatagttttgatgccttcattattattctacaatgtagaaaacagtaaaaattaagaaaaacccttaaatgagtaggtgtgtccaaacttttgactggtactgtatgtctgaaagctatcaaatcacatttttacttgcttacttacgagccccaaaccaacaatgcagtttaaaaaaatacagataagaataagaaataaaagtaacatgtaattaaagagcagcagtaaaatagaactgtctatgactggggtggctggagtttttgacaatttttcgggccttcctctgacaccgcctggtatagaggtcctggatggcaggaagctaggccccagtgatgtactgggccgttcgcactaccctctgtagtgtattgcggtcagaggccgagcagttaccataccaggcagtgatgcaaccaggatgctctcgatggtgcagctgtagaaccttttgaggatctgaggacccatgacaattgttttcagtctcctgagggggaataggttttgttgtgccctctccacgactgtcttagtgtctttgtgcttggaccatgttagtttgttggtgatgtgaacaataaggaacttgaagctctcaacctgctccactaaatccccgtcgatgagaatgggggcgtgttcggtcctgtagtccacaatcatctattTTGTCTTATCaccttgagggagaggttgttgtccaggcaccacacggccaggtctctgacctcctccctataggctgtctcgggcactatggtgttgaacgctgagctgtagtcaatgaatagcattctcacataggtgttccttttgtccaggtgggaaaaggcagtgtggagtgcaatagagattgcaacatctgtggatctgttggggtggtatgcaaattggagtgggtctagggtttctgggataatggtgttgatgtgagccatgaccagcctttcaaagcactttatggctacagacgtgagtgctacgggtcggtagtcatttaggcaggttaccttagtgttcttgggcacaggaattATGGTGGTCAGCTTAAAACTTGTTAGTATTACAGACGTGGACAGGGAGaagttaaaaatgtcagtgaagacacttgccagttggtcagcgcatgctcgcagtacatgtcctgctgatccgtctggccctgcggccttgtgaatgttgacttgtttaaaagccttactcacatcggctgccgatagcgtgatcacacagtctttcagaatagctggtgctctcatgcatgtttcagtgttatttgcctcgatgagagcatagaagtagtttagctcgtctggtaggctcgtgtcactaggcagctctcggctgtgcttccctttgtagtctgtaatggtttgcaggccctgccacatccgacaagtccTGAAGCTTAGCatctgatttaagtttccctgcattaaagtccttggctactaggagcgccacctctgggtgagcattttcttgtctgcttatggcggaatacagctcattcaatgctcttagtgccagcctctaactgtggtggtatgtaaacagctacaacaaatacagatgaaaactctctaggtagatagtg containing:
- the LOC139394568 gene encoding zinc finger protein ZFP2-like; translation: MCSLSYSPPDKEEDVCWTEKEGPVKEEGEEEAVTIQKQVEGEVVTVKEEEDSFRVKEEDNVTVKEEEEKEEDAVFDVKEEEGEMTVTLKKEEEEEETGYLGPVSQTHLKVSDGSNDEVSRKMVLRNRSSIYTRERQNYRGSSGEPQLHREADEAEKSLSTSEHLKFQQRPTGMKPHHCSVCGKSYSRSDSLKAHQRIHTGEKPYSCSQCGKSFTTSSRLTIHQRTHTGDKSFHCSDCGKSYSRSESLNTHQRIHTGEKPYSCYQCGNGFTTSSKLTIHQRTHTGEKSFHCADCGKCFLISGHLKSHQRIHTGEKPYSCDQCGKSFSHLSSLIVHQRTHTGEKPYSCDQCGKSFTQSSQLTRHQRTHTGEKYFSCDQCGKTFTEPGNLTKHQRTHTGEKPYSCDQCGKSFTESGNLTKHQRRHTGEKSHSCDQCDKRYSDNRSLIKHQKIHEGVVS